In Treponema primitia ZAS-2, a genomic segment contains:
- the nagA gene encoding N-acetylglucosamine-6-phosphate deacetylase gives MTPICLHNGTVMTGFAAMEHCAVLIEDGLVADVFSARRFEQKHFAPSIKTIDVQGAYIAPGFIDTHIHGFGGYGTEDGSTDSVIEMSRLLGGCGVSAFNPTLYPSEPEEMLQAVANITAAMGKEKGARIMGIHLEGPFLSPDRLGVQRPETVKTVDIPFMEKLWEAAGGHIVNMTVAPELKGMRELALFCIKKGIVLQAGHTDAKYENMVEGMQVGILHSTHLFNAMSKLDHRNPNAVGTILTHPEISCEIIADGFHVHPDLFKLLLRDKPIDKIILVTDGLKPTGQTEGPFFANGEEVVFQDGFFRRKSDGVIAGSGLTMIRGVKNLVSFGFSLEDAVKAASTNPAQVMRYKGKGTIIPGNDADLVVFDHNFTVLASLVGGDIKYNSL, from the coding sequence ATGACCCCAATTTGTCTGCATAACGGAACCGTGATGACCGGCTTTGCCGCCATGGAACATTGCGCGGTGTTGATCGAGGATGGCCTGGTAGCGGATGTTTTTTCCGCCCGGCGTTTCGAGCAGAAGCACTTTGCCCCGTCGATAAAAACAATCGACGTACAGGGCGCCTATATAGCCCCGGGTTTTATCGATACCCACATTCATGGGTTCGGGGGCTATGGGACTGAAGATGGCTCTACGGATTCTGTCATCGAAATGTCCCGGCTCCTGGGGGGTTGCGGGGTTAGCGCATTTAACCCGACCCTATACCCTTCGGAGCCCGAAGAGATGCTCCAGGCGGTGGCCAATATCACCGCCGCCATGGGAAAGGAAAAGGGGGCCCGTATCATGGGGATACACCTGGAGGGGCCCTTTCTTTCACCGGATCGCCTGGGGGTCCAGAGGCCGGAAACGGTTAAAACCGTGGATATCCCCTTTATGGAAAAGCTCTGGGAGGCTGCGGGGGGGCACATCGTTAATATGACTGTGGCCCCGGAGCTTAAGGGTATGCGGGAACTGGCCCTGTTCTGTATCAAAAAGGGGATCGTGCTTCAGGCGGGGCATACGGATGCTAAGTATGAAAACATGGTGGAGGGTATGCAGGTAGGAATACTGCACTCAACACACCTGTTCAATGCCATGAGCAAACTGGATCACCGGAACCCCAATGCGGTGGGGACCATACTGACCCACCCGGAAATTTCCTGCGAGATCATAGCCGATGGTTTTCATGTTCACCCGGACCTGTTCAAGCTGCTCCTGCGGGATAAGCCCATCGACAAAATCATCCTGGTCACCGACGGACTCAAACCTACCGGGCAGACCGAGGGCCCCTTCTTTGCCAACGGGGAGGAGGTGGTGTTTCAGGACGGGTTTTTCCGGCGGAAATCCGACGGGGTGATAGCCGGTTCAGGGCTCACCATGATCCGGGGGGTGAAAAACCTGGTGTCCTTCGGGTTCAGCCTGGAGGATGCGGTGAAGGCCGCCAGCACCAATCCTGCCCAGGTGATGCGGTATAAGGGTAAGGGGACCATCATTCCTGGAAACGATGCGGATCTTGTGGTGTTTGACCACAATTTTACGGTGCTTGCCTCCCTGGTTGGGGGGGATATAAAGTACAATAGCCTGTAG
- the nagB gene encoding glucosamine-6-phosphate deaminase → MRLVIHDDYHAVSRWTAAYIAERIKKFDPRPGKPFVLGLPTGETPLGVYRELVSLYKKGDVSFANVVTFNMDEYVGLGKDHPQSYYQFMENNFFSHIDIDRKNTHILNGMAEDLEAECRAYEDSITECGGIELFLGGMGADGHIAFNEPGSSLHSRTRVKTLTTDTKIANARFFNGDITKVPSTALTVGVATITDAREVLILVSGHNKARALQASVEGGVNHIWTASCLQMHPRAIIVCDDAATDELKVGTVRYFKEIERENL, encoded by the coding sequence ATGCGCCTTGTTATTCACGATGATTATCATGCTGTCAGCCGCTGGACGGCCGCCTATATCGCGGAGCGTATTAAAAAATTCGATCCCCGGCCGGGCAAACCCTTTGTGCTGGGCCTCCCTACTGGGGAAACCCCTCTGGGGGTTTACCGGGAACTTGTCAGCCTCTACAAGAAGGGGGATGTCTCCTTTGCTAATGTGGTGACCTTCAACATGGATGAGTATGTGGGGCTTGGGAAGGATCACCCTCAGAGTTACTACCAGTTCATGGAAAACAATTTTTTCAGTCATATTGATATCGACAGGAAAAATACCCATATCCTGAATGGTATGGCAGAGGACCTGGAAGCAGAATGCCGGGCCTATGAGGATAGTATTACTGAGTGCGGGGGAATCGAGCTTTTTCTGGGGGGTATGGGCGCCGACGGCCATATCGCCTTTAACGAGCCGGGATCGTCCCTTCACTCCCGTACCCGGGTCAAGACCCTGACCACTGATACGAAGATCGCCAATGCCCGCTTTTTCAATGGGGATATTACCAAGGTGCCCTCCACCGCCCTGACCGTGGGGGTCGCTACGATTACCGATGCCCGGGAGGTACTGATCCTGGTCAGCGGCCACAACAAGGCCCGGGCGCTTCAGGCGTCTGTGGAGGGGGGGGTTAACCATATCTGGACCGCTTCCTGCCTCCAGATGCACCCCAGGGCGATCATTGTCTGCGACGATGCGGCCACCGATGAGTTAAAGGTGGGGACCGTGCGGTACTTCAAGGAAATTGAACGGGAAAATTTGTAG